From the Astatotilapia calliptera chromosome 6, fAstCal1.2, whole genome shotgun sequence genome, one window contains:
- the syngr2b gene encoding synaptogyrin-2b has protein sequence MADMEETGGVSAYGAALAGGGFDFYKFIRQPQTIVRFLSWIFAMVVFACITGEGYVNTPYEAEAKCIFNHNDSACHYAVGIGVIAFLACVAFLVLDVYLPFMSNAEERRFAVVADLGFSGVWTFLWFVCFCLLASQWSKTPDDHSIPKDAARATIAFSFFSIATWGILTYFALGRFRHGVKDVAIPTYTETVPDIATPYPPTYAPTSYNPTTYTPTTYTAYPSNLPDIQQQPPLAQNLPPKVDAGYQPPSY, from the exons ATGGCAGACATGGAGGAGACGGGCGGTGTAAGTGCGTACGGAGCTGCGCTCGCAGGAGGAGGTTTCGACTTTTACAAGTTTATCCGCCAGCCTCAGACCATCGTGCGCTTTCTCAGCTGG ATTTTTGCCATGGTGGTGTTTGCCTGTATCACGGGAGAGGGCTACGTCAACACCCCCTACGAAGCTGAGGCCAAATGCATCTTCAATCACAACGACTCGGCGTGTCATTATGCAGTCGGTATCGGGGTGATTGCTTTCCTGGCATGTGTGGCCTTCCTCGTGTTGGACGTTTACCTGCCTTTTATGAGCAACGCAGAGGAGAGGAGGTTTGCTGTCGTTGCTGACCTGGGATTCTCTG GAGTGTGGACCTTcctgtggtttgtgtgtttctgcctgTTGGCCAGTCAGTGGAGTAAAACTCCCGATGACCACTCAATCCCCAAAGACGCCGCACGAGCCACCATAGCTTTCTCCTTCTTCTCTATCGCCACCTGG GGAATCCTAACATACTTCGCCCTGGGTCGTTTCCGCCATGGTGTAAAGGATGTTGCCATCCCTACCTACACGGAGACGGTGCCGGATATTGCCACCCCTTATCCTCCAACCTATGCCCCCACCTCCTACAATCCCACCACTTACACCCCCACCACTTATACAGCCTATCCCAGCAATTTGCCTGACATCCAACAGCAGCCTCCTCTCGCCCAAAACCTCCCGCCCAAGGTAGATGCCGGCTACCAGCCGCCCAGCTACTGA
- the LOC113023777 gene encoding immunoglobulin superfamily DCC subclass member 4 has protein sequence MLASFFVVILGLCCCFKESSQFFLGHPQLYGPNEALVKTYVEFQCEVPNHPINHEILLQIFKEDDPNKALGEYTSLEGEAANIPMVIKKRYDGYLKCVASVQNRSISHINSTSSNLHYLKVIEPVKGAQIINSGPDDFFEGETLQLICQLSAGNYISYKWLHSDQLVSPSSLRRIYDNQLTIYRTNPQDSGSYKCVATNVFNKTVFTSNSSEIEITVKEFVSTPDISFTVLKEEPQNYFAMVVCNSTRGDLPITYSLYRGKEQVFNMTVEKRHSIFKLPLVMDRHLGFFRCHASNGEQTTYSQWLPLHVVPVSGPVTMHYDYDTGENYAVTGLRFYCKAEKGSHPHYQWFHDKTLLQDRGTYYYVVDQMPQRSILLLSVGRESAGTYYCEVSDSFDNSTAISSKRRYLDKEVLNRIPDFVVGVVFGSFAFLIFLMSACCWIGVIFRKRQYGEKSLWSLEMQRSKAVYEDELDFSVHSDDSDLLKAAREDEFDQASESSEDEWPQIQKKTLKDEPV, from the exons ATGCTTGCTTCCTTCTTTGTGGTCATTCTGG GGTTGTGCTGCTGCTTTAAGGAAAGCA GTCAGTTTTTTCTGGGGCATCCACAACTGTATGGCCCCAATGAGGCTTTGGTGAAAACGTATGTAGAGTTTCAATGTGAAGTGCCGAACCACCCGATAAATCACGAAATCCTGCTGCAGATATTTAA GGAGGATGACCCCAACAAGGCATTGGGTGAATACACTTCACTGGAAGGGGAGGCCGCAAACATTCCCATGGTTATCAAAAAGCGTTATGACGGCTATCTGAAGTGTGTGGCTAGCGTACAAAACCGCTCCATCTCTCATATTAATTCCACATCCAGCAACCTACACTATTTAAAGGTTATCG agccGGTGAAAGGTGCACAGATCATCAATTCTGGTCCAGATGACTTCTTTGAGGGAGAAACACTTCAGCTAATCTGTCAACTTAGCGCTGGAAATTATATCTCCTACAAATGGCTGCACAGTGATCAGCTTGTATCGCCGTCTTCCCTCCGTCGTATTTATGACAACCAGCTCACGATCTACAG AACAAATCCTCAAGACAGTGGCTCCTACAAGTGTGTGGCTACCAACGTCTTCAACAAAACAGTCTTCACCTCCAACAGCTCTGAAATTGAAATCACAGTCAAAG AGTTTGTGTCAACCCCTGACATCTCCTTCACTGTGTTAAAGGAAGAGCCACAAAATTATTTTGCGATGGTTGTCTGTAACTCAACACGAGGAGATCTGCCTATCACCTACTCGCTGTACCGTGGGAAAGAGCAGGTCTTCAACATGACAGTGGAAAAGAGACATTCCATATTTAAGCTTCCTTTGGTCATGGACCGCCACTTAGGCTTTTTCAGATGCCATGCGAGCAACGGAGAACAGACCACATACAGTCAGTGGTTGCCCTTGCATGTTg TCCCTGTTAGTGGACCTGTGACAATGCATTATGACTACGACACTGGAGAAAACTACGCTGTAACTGGCCTGAGGTTCTACTGCAAAGCCGAGAAGGGATCACATCCACACTATCAGTGGTTCCACGACAAAACCCTCCTACAGGATCGAGGAACCTACTACTATGTGGTGGACCAGATGCCACAACGATCGATACTCCTGCTATCTGTGGGGAGGGAAAGCGCCGGGACGTACTACTGTGAAGTATCAGACAGCTTCGACAACAGCACCGCCATAAGCAGCAAGAGACGATATTTGGATAAAGAAG TGCTGAACCGCATTCCTGACTTTGTAGTGGGAGTTGTATTTGGAAGTTTTGCCTTTTTGATTTTCCTGATGTCTGCTTGTTGCTGGATTGGAGTGATTTTCA GGAAGAGGCAGTATGGAGAAAAGTCTCT GTGGAGCTTGGAGATGCAGAGAAGCAAAGCTGTATATGAGGACGAGCTG GACTTTTCAGTCCACAGTGATGATTCTGATCTGCTGAAAGCAGCGAGAGAGGATGAATTCGATCAG GCATCTGAATCCTCTGAAGATGAATGGCCCCAGATTCAGAAGAAGACTTTGAAGGATGAACCAGTTTAA